A window of the Euzebya pacifica genome harbors these coding sequences:
- a CDS encoding class I SAM-dependent methyltransferase — protein MSITWLDPIAPETMPDDVVAMGERHPMRTVTHAAAAEVGVWQGDTPGMVQRWFDELAGEWHTHASPDRLLPLVDALERGGPIPDHGTWLELGCGDGWMTSTLAERAPRLIATDLSWEMVRRVPTGPTPVLQADAAHLPLDDHAVTVAVLVNMLLFPWELDRVIAPGGVLVWLSSRGPATPIHLTPEQVAAAMPGRWGGMAGQHGTGIWTVLRRLG, from the coding sequence GTGAGCATCACCTGGCTGGACCCCATCGCCCCCGAGACGATGCCCGACGACGTCGTGGCGATGGGCGAGCGCCACCCCATGCGCACCGTCACCCACGCCGCCGCGGCGGAGGTCGGGGTGTGGCAGGGCGACACCCCCGGGATGGTCCAGCGCTGGTTCGACGAGCTCGCTGGCGAGTGGCACACCCACGCCTCCCCCGACCGCCTGCTGCCGCTGGTGGACGCCCTCGAGCGTGGCGGGCCGATCCCCGATCACGGGACCTGGCTGGAGCTCGGCTGTGGCGACGGCTGGATGACGTCGACCCTGGCCGAGCGGGCTCCACGGCTGATCGCCACGGACCTGTCGTGGGAGATGGTCCGCCGCGTGCCCACCGGGCCCACCCCGGTGCTGCAGGCCGACGCCGCCCACCTGCCCCTCGACGACCACGCCGTCACCGTGGCCGTGCTGGTGAACATGCTGCTGTTCCCCTGGGAGCTCGATCGCGTCATCGCCCCCGGCGGGGTGCTGGTCTGGTTGTCCTCCCGCGGCCCGGCGACCCCCATCCACCTCACCCCCGAACAGGTCGCCGCGGCCATGCCCGGCCGCTGGGGCGGCATGGCCGGCCAGCACGGCACCGGCATCTGGACCGTCCTGCGCCGCCTCGGCTGA
- the bioD gene encoding ATP-dependent dethiobiotin synthetase BioD, with product MTNGVLVTGTDVGVGTTTVAATLVASRPGAIHVRPVPTGTVQGRTLPLGLPPGLAARDVGARVERAHLLAPFSGLDLVVGEGAGGLLVELGTDGTTLADLAADLELPLVLVTRATAGALNHTRLTLEASWARGLRVLGLVVNGYPSDPDSATTTTLAELERMAPVMAVLPLLDHPPVAADLPRIEW from the coding sequence GTGACGAACGGTGTGCTCGTCACGGGGACCGATGTGGGGGTCGGCACGACCACCGTCGCGGCGACACTCGTCGCGTCGCGGCCGGGCGCGATCCATGTCAGGCCGGTCCCGACCGGCACCGTGCAGGGTCGGACGCTGCCGCTGGGCCTTCCACCGGGCCTCGCGGCCCGTGATGTGGGCGCCCGTGTGGAGCGCGCCCACCTGCTGGCGCCCTTCAGCGGGCTGGACCTCGTCGTCGGGGAGGGTGCTGGTGGGCTGCTCGTCGAGCTCGGCACCGACGGGACGACCCTGGCCGACCTGGCTGCCGACCTGGAGCTTCCCCTGGTGCTGGTCACCCGTGCGACGGCGGGCGCGCTCAACCACACACGCCTGACGTTGGAGGCGTCGTGGGCACGGGGCCTGCGGGTCCTCGGCCTGGTGGTCAACGGCTACCCTTCCGATCCCGACTCGGCCACCACCACGACCCTGGCCGAGCTGGAACGGATGGCGCCCGTCATGGCTGTCCTTCCCCTCCTCGACCACCCGCCGGTGGCCGCTGACCTCCCCCGGATCGAGTGGTGA
- a CDS encoding AurF N-oxygenase family protein: MTAVDTDLDYRTNGKHRTSDRETTAERLLRSSAKLSFDPSVDIDWDRPHEAGKWYMQPERLSLYGTPLWEEMTPEQQVDLSRHEVASIAATGIFFEMVLMRMLLKHLGKHDAQSKHFQYGLTEVADECHHSTMFGRMIEWLGVPSYGPGNKVRRLAEIMQTPVINEAIAFGGTYYVEAVLDAIQREGATDERVQDICRRVSYIHVVEEARHMRYADEELARTMDGMGFLDRQRTRLLLPLVATVCNEILIHPRVYANVGLDVDRARAEAAANPYWQETIRWAARKPMGIFREQGLLDGPAILAWKRMGLA; encoded by the coding sequence ATGACCGCCGTCGACACCGATCTCGACTACCGCACCAACGGCAAGCACCGCACCAGCGACCGCGAGACCACCGCCGAGCGGCTGCTGCGGTCGAGCGCCAAGCTGAGCTTCGACCCGAGCGTCGACATCGACTGGGACCGGCCGCACGAAGCGGGCAAGTGGTACATGCAGCCCGAGCGGCTGTCGCTGTACGGCACGCCCCTCTGGGAGGAGATGACCCCCGAGCAGCAGGTCGACCTGAGCCGGCACGAGGTCGCCAGCATCGCGGCGACGGGCATCTTCTTCGAGATGGTGCTGATGCGGATGCTGCTCAAGCACCTCGGCAAGCACGACGCACAGTCCAAGCACTTCCAGTACGGCCTGACCGAGGTCGCCGACGAGTGCCACCACTCCACGATGTTCGGCAGGATGATCGAGTGGCTCGGCGTCCCCAGCTACGGCCCGGGCAACAAGGTCCGGCGGTTGGCGGAGATCATGCAGACCCCCGTCATCAACGAGGCGATCGCCTTCGGCGGGACGTACTACGTCGAAGCCGTCCTCGACGCGATCCAGCGCGAGGGGGCGACCGACGAACGCGTGCAGGACATCTGCCGTCGGGTCTCCTACATCCACGTCGTGGAGGAGGCGCGGCACATGCGCTACGCCGACGAGGAGCTGGCCCGCACCATGGACGGGATGGGGTTCCTGGACCGGCAACGGACGCGCCTGCTGCTGCCGCTGGTCGCGACGGTGTGCAACGAGATCCTGATCCACCCGCGGGTGTACGCCAACGTCGGGCTGGACGTCGACCGGGCCAGGGCCGAGGCCGCTGCCAACCCGTACTGGCAGGAGACCATCCGCTGGGCTGCCCGCAAGCCGATGGGCATCTTCCGCGAGCAGGGGCTGCTGGACGGACCGGCGATCCTTGCGTGGAAGCGAATGGGCCTCGCCTGA
- a CDS encoding dihydrodipicolinate synthase family protein has translation MEPVFSGVGVALVTLFDDDGRVDVPGTADLAGRLAETGLDAVVVGGSTGEAYALEDDERRALLVAVRDVLPDGVALLAGTGAPSARQAIALTRTAAEVGATAALVLSPLRSADPRPYYDAVAKGVPDLPLLAYHFPGMTPPGISMAHLRDLPVVGLKDSTGDPNRLLEELTTYDGDTYVGSSALVHTAGALGATGVILALANAEPEDCIAAFRGDAEAQLRLAGPHASLPPFPQGVKALTAARWGVSAATRMG, from the coding sequence ATGGAACCTGTCTTCAGCGGTGTGGGCGTGGCGCTGGTCACGCTGTTCGACGACGACGGCCGGGTCGACGTACCCGGCACGGCCGACCTCGCCGGCCGCCTGGCCGAGACGGGCCTCGATGCGGTCGTCGTGGGCGGGTCGACGGGCGAGGCGTACGCCCTGGAGGACGACGAGCGGCGCGCGCTGCTGGTCGCCGTCCGCGACGTGCTGCCCGACGGCGTGGCACTCCTCGCCGGTACGGGCGCGCCGTCGGCCCGGCAGGCGATCGCGCTCACCCGGACTGCGGCGGAGGTGGGTGCGACGGCCGCGCTGGTCCTCAGCCCCCTCCGCAGCGCCGACCCGCGGCCCTACTACGACGCCGTGGCCAAGGGCGTGCCGGACCTGCCCCTGCTCGCCTACCACTTCCCCGGCATGACCCCGCCGGGGATCTCCATGGCCCACCTGCGGGACCTGCCGGTCGTCGGCCTCAAGGACTCCACCGGTGACCCCAACCGGTTGCTGGAGGAGTTGACGACGTACGACGGCGACACCTACGTGGGTTCCTCGGCGCTGGTGCACACGGCCGGGGCGCTGGGCGCCACCGGGGTCATCCTGGCGCTGGCCAACGCCGAGCCGGAGGACTGCATCGCGGCCTTCCGCGGCGACGCCGAGGCCCAGCTGCGCCTTGCCGGCCCCCACGCGTCGCTGCCCCCGTTCCCCCAGGGGGTCAAGGCGCTCACCGCCGCCCGTTGGGGTGTCTCGGCCGCGACCCGGATGGGCTGA
- a CDS encoding multicopper oxidase domain-containing protein yields MNESRFSPAIALVAILSVIALITSIVAIDSGGGSTAAPVALEDGAAPAGDTPADGDPAEVVPVSAEPGSGGTASVGLIEFAIEPDAIVLGPSGTIEVTNNGAIPHNLVLDGYEEQYGTIDLNAGDAANIDLSGLEPGEYPLYCSIVGHAESGMTGTLVIDAAGPAAAAEGEVDGESLTGMERAEWLRANYEASVSQFPAETAAMGNQPMEPEIGDNGEKVFELTLDEVEWEVAPGDVVEAVGYNGQVPGPWIQVDVGDEITIRIVNELDDEATTLHPHGIFMHPFEVDGVGMISMEPIMPGDVWEQTFVAQETSVGMYHGHDNGVHQVINGAFGAFTVGQVPLPAVADNVVAEDVMILNDAGEIGLTLNAKSFPATAPYVLTEGEQMILHYYNEGLSAHPMHLHNNAQMVIAKDGYPLATPIVMDTVNVAPGERYTVVIFAEVPGTWVYHCHILSHVERDDGSVFGMFTALIVEPSDDPDVNADLSRELGRDQVPSFPGQEAAATPDTGEDEPDADEPDTDEA; encoded by the coding sequence GTGAACGAGTCCCGATTTTCGCCTGCCATCGCGTTGGTCGCGATCCTCTCGGTGATCGCCCTGATCACGAGCATCGTCGCGATCGACTCGGGCGGCGGCAGCACCGCCGCGCCGGTCGCGCTGGAGGACGGCGCCGCACCGGCGGGCGACACGCCTGCCGACGGGGACCCCGCCGAGGTCGTGCCCGTCTCCGCTGAGCCCGGCTCGGGTGGGACCGCCAGCGTCGGGCTCATCGAGTTCGCCATCGAGCCCGACGCCATCGTCCTGGGCCCCTCCGGCACCATCGAGGTCACCAACAACGGCGCCATCCCGCACAACCTCGTGCTCGACGGCTACGAGGAGCAGTACGGCACGATCGACCTGAACGCCGGCGACGCCGCCAACATCGACCTGTCCGGGCTGGAGCCGGGGGAGTACCCGCTGTACTGCTCGATCGTCGGCCACGCCGAGTCCGGCATGACGGGGACCCTGGTCATCGACGCAGCCGGGCCTGCAGCCGCTGCCGAGGGCGAGGTCGACGGCGAGTCCCTGACGGGCATGGAGCGGGCCGAGTGGCTGCGCGCCAACTACGAGGCCTCCGTCAGCCAGTTCCCTGCCGAGACCGCCGCGATGGGCAACCAGCCGATGGAGCCCGAGATCGGCGACAACGGCGAGAAGGTCTTCGAGCTGACGCTGGACGAGGTCGAGTGGGAGGTCGCCCCCGGCGACGTCGTCGAGGCGGTCGGCTACAACGGCCAGGTCCCGGGCCCGTGGATCCAGGTCGACGTCGGCGACGAGATCACGATCCGGATCGTCAACGAGCTCGACGACGAAGCGACCACGCTGCACCCCCACGGCATCTTCATGCACCCCTTCGAGGTCGACGGGGTCGGCATGATCTCCATGGAACCGATCATGCCGGGTGACGTCTGGGAGCAGACCTTCGTCGCCCAGGAGACCTCCGTGGGCATGTACCACGGGCACGACAACGGTGTGCACCAGGTCATCAACGGCGCGTTCGGTGCCTTCACCGTGGGGCAGGTCCCGCTGCCCGCGGTGGCCGACAACGTGGTCGCCGAGGACGTGATGATCCTCAACGACGCCGGGGAGATCGGCCTGACGCTGAACGCCAAGAGCTTCCCGGCGACCGCCCCGTACGTCCTCACCGAGGGCGAGCAGATGATCCTGCACTACTACAACGAGGGCCTGTCGGCCCACCCGATGCACCTGCACAACAACGCGCAGATGGTCATCGCCAAGGACGGCTACCCGTTGGCCACCCCGATCGTGATGGACACCGTCAACGTCGCACCGGGCGAGCGGTACACCGTCGTGATCTTCGCGGAGGTCCCGGGCACGTGGGTCTACCACTGCCACATCCTGTCCCACGTGGAGCGCGACGACGGGTCGGTGTTCGGCATGTTCACCGCGCTGATCGTCGAGCCCAGCGATGACCCCGACGTCAACGCCGACCTGTCCCGTGAGCTCGGCCGCGACCAGGTCCCGAGCTTCCCGGGGCAGGAGGCGGCGGCGACCCCCGACACCGGCGAGGACGAGCCCGACGCCGACGAACCCGACACCGACGAGGCGTAG
- a CDS encoding right-handed parallel beta-helix repeat-containing protein: MPRVRILVTLLLLSALVACTGEAIDPVAGDASSPSGSEASTEIADVGEDLQGFARPGTALPPEPDLRDAIRLEVGVRLQDVVDASPVGSTFLLASGLHRTQALTLRDGDTLVGEPGAVMDGSILLEDLVPDGDRWVSSGRTEDPAPHGVMLEGWDNEANPHDLFVDGVRQRHVLTRADVGPGTYWFDYDNDQLVMGTDPTGKDVELAVVQVGIAGPGTSDVTVRGVELRHYAVWAQQGAISAADTHDWTLVAVRAVDNHGAGIRLGSGTEVHGCWAEGNGQMGVIGWHQETDDRPMVVSGCHIESNGVLGFDWTWEAGATKFIDTHGLDFRNNAVLDNAGPGIWFDTMNTDATIVGNEISGNAINGVFYELSSGALVEDNVITDNGAEGGALAAGIFVANSPGVTVRNNTLSGNTNEVVGVQSHHGDEIDIPRLVEDLQVTGNHITLTTGFVGLSVTTDQTFLYEEGNNRFADNDYVLDGCDPCFIWGDFMELGEWQAVGNDLEATFTTVGD, translated from the coding sequence ATGCCTCGCGTGCGAATCCTCGTGACCCTCCTCCTGCTGTCCGCCCTGGTTGCCTGCACGGGTGAGGCCATCGACCCCGTGGCAGGCGACGCCTCGTCCCCGAGCGGATCCGAGGCGTCGACGGAGATCGCCGACGTCGGAGAGGACCTGCAGGGGTTCGCCAGGCCCGGAACGGCGCTGCCCCCGGAACCGGACCTCCGCGACGCCATCCGGCTGGAGGTCGGCGTGCGGTTGCAGGACGTCGTCGACGCCTCACCCGTCGGATCCACGTTCCTGCTCGCCTCCGGCCTCCACCGAACCCAAGCGCTCACACTCCGCGACGGTGACACCCTCGTGGGGGAACCCGGGGCGGTGATGGACGGGTCGATCCTCCTCGAGGACCTCGTGCCGGATGGCGACCGTTGGGTGTCATCGGGTCGGACCGAGGATCCAGCCCCCCACGGCGTGATGCTGGAGGGGTGGGACAACGAAGCCAACCCACACGACCTCTTCGTGGATGGCGTGCGGCAGCGCCACGTCCTGACCAGGGCCGATGTCGGCCCGGGGACGTACTGGTTCGACTACGACAACGACCAGCTCGTCATGGGCACCGACCCCACCGGGAAGGACGTCGAGCTCGCGGTCGTGCAGGTCGGCATCGCGGGTCCGGGGACCAGCGACGTGACGGTCCGCGGGGTCGAGCTTCGCCACTATGCGGTCTGGGCCCAGCAGGGGGCCATCAGCGCCGCCGACACCCACGACTGGACGCTGGTTGCCGTTCGCGCCGTGGACAACCACGGTGCCGGCATCCGCCTGGGGTCGGGCACCGAGGTCCACGGCTGCTGGGCGGAGGGCAACGGACAGATGGGGGTCATCGGCTGGCACCAGGAGACCGATGATCGTCCCATGGTCGTGTCGGGGTGCCACATCGAGTCCAACGGCGTGCTCGGGTTCGACTGGACCTGGGAGGCCGGGGCGACGAAGTTCATCGACACCCACGGCCTGGACTTCCGCAACAACGCCGTCCTCGACAACGCCGGACCGGGCATCTGGTTCGACACCATGAACACCGACGCCACGATCGTCGGCAACGAGATCAGCGGCAACGCCATCAACGGCGTTTTCTACGAGCTGTCGTCCGGGGCGCTGGTGGAGGACAACGTCATCACCGACAACGGCGCGGAGGGTGGCGCGCTGGCCGCCGGCATCTTCGTCGCCAACTCGCCCGGGGTGACCGTCCGGAACAACACGCTGTCGGGAAACACCAACGAGGTCGTCGGTGTGCAGTCCCACCACGGTGACGAGATCGACATCCCCCGCCTCGTGGAGGACCTGCAGGTCACCGGCAACCACATCACCCTGACCACCGGATTCGTCGGGTTGTCGGTCACGACGGACCAGACCTTCCTCTACGAGGAGGGCAACAACCGGTTCGCCGACAACGACTACGTGCTGGACGGCTGCGACCCGTGCTTCATCTGGGGCGACTTCATGGAGCTCGGCGAGTGGCAAGCCGTCGGCAACGACCTCGAGGCGACGTTCACCACCGTCGGGGACTGA
- a CDS encoding response regulator yields the protein MTEEETPTRVMLVDDHEVVRQGLKALVESTGEMEVVAQAGTVAEAVLRARSYHPDVIVMDVRLPDGSGVEACRDIRAEDPTARVLMLTSFSDDKALFDSIMAGAAGYVLKQIRGHDLLDGIRRVAAGESLLDPAVTAQVLERIRNPRSGDPRLARLTPTERRILDQIAVGSTNRQIGDELGLAEKTIKNYVSTILSKLQVVRRAEAAAYLVAHRDDS from the coding sequence ATGACCGAGGAGGAGACGCCGACGCGCGTGATGCTCGTCGACGACCACGAGGTGGTCAGGCAGGGCCTCAAGGCGCTGGTGGAGTCGACCGGTGAGATGGAGGTCGTCGCCCAGGCCGGCACCGTCGCCGAGGCGGTGCTGCGTGCCCGCTCCTACCACCCCGACGTCATCGTCATGGACGTGCGGTTGCCCGACGGCAGCGGCGTCGAGGCCTGTCGCGACATCCGGGCAGAGGACCCCACCGCCCGGGTGCTGATGCTGACGTCGTTCTCCGACGACAAGGCGTTGTTCGACTCGATCATGGCCGGGGCCGCGGGGTACGTGCTGAAGCAGATCAGGGGTCACGACCTGCTCGACGGGATCCGCCGTGTGGCGGCAGGCGAGTCCCTGCTGGACCCTGCCGTGACCGCCCAGGTCCTGGAGCGCATCCGCAACCCGCGGTCGGGCGACCCCCGGCTTGCCCGCCTGACCCCCACCGAACGACGCATCCTCGACCAGATCGCCGTCGGATCGACGAACCGCCAGATCGGTGACGAGCTCGGACTGGCGGAGAAGACGATCAAGAACTACGTCTCGACCATCCTGTCCAAGCTGCAGGTGGTCCGTCGGGCCGAGGCCGCGGCCTACCTGGTCGCCCACCGCGACGACAGCTGA
- a CDS encoding GAF domain-containing sensor histidine kinase: MNDQGTDVPTERRAASRADLEALLAQIAEDLSGQIDLDQLLMRIVSAARHVTGAPYAALGVLAPSGESLVRFIHEGMDPDTVRRIGPHPTGGGLLGELIRHPEPLVVDQLDAHPAYRGFPPNHPPMTNFLGVPVRAGGRIFGNLYLTDRADGFTEEDLRAVAILAAQAGAAIHAAELADRLRDSAVQDERERISRDLHDGVIQSLFSVGMGLEGAKALIDRDPTRLQTRIDIAVDQLDDTIREIRNTIFTLRPGSADLGLQRGLVDLAREYEVNEILRPVLNVSQSLDVHVEEELVPDVLHIVREALSNVAKHATATQVMLDAEIIARDLVISVRDTGGGFDADTVTRGNGLENMAERAVLLGAHLGVTSTIGEGTTVTLTVPLHPTAPEQEDYSA, from the coding sequence GTGAACGATCAAGGAACCGACGTACCGACCGAGCGGCGTGCCGCGTCGAGGGCCGATCTCGAGGCGCTGCTCGCTCAGATCGCCGAGGACCTGTCGGGGCAGATCGACCTCGACCAGCTGCTCATGCGCATCGTGTCCGCCGCCCGCCACGTGACCGGCGCCCCGTACGCCGCGCTCGGGGTCCTGGCGCCCTCGGGCGAATCGCTCGTGCGGTTCATCCACGAGGGCATGGACCCGGACACGGTCAGGCGCATCGGGCCACACCCCACAGGGGGCGGGCTGCTCGGCGAGCTCATCCGCCATCCCGAGCCGTTGGTCGTCGACCAGCTCGATGCCCATCCGGCCTACCGGGGATTTCCCCCGAACCACCCACCGATGACGAACTTCCTCGGGGTTCCGGTTCGCGCCGGCGGGCGGATCTTCGGCAACCTCTACCTGACCGATCGGGCTGACGGTTTCACCGAGGAGGACCTGCGGGCGGTTGCCATCCTGGCGGCGCAGGCCGGTGCGGCCATCCATGCAGCGGAGCTTGCCGACCGGCTGCGGGACTCCGCCGTGCAGGACGAGCGCGAGCGGATCAGCCGCGACCTCCACGACGGGGTCATCCAGTCGTTGTTCAGTGTCGGCATGGGGCTGGAAGGCGCGAAGGCCCTCATCGATCGCGACCCGACCCGCCTGCAGACGCGAATCGACATCGCGGTGGACCAGCTCGACGACACCATCCGCGAGATCCGCAACACCATCTTCACCCTCCGCCCGGGCTCCGCCGACCTGGGACTCCAGCGCGGGCTGGTCGACCTCGCCCGCGAGTACGAGGTCAACGAGATCCTGCGGCCGGTGCTCAACGTCTCGCAGTCGCTGGACGTGCACGTGGAGGAGGAGCTGGTCCCCGACGTCCTGCACATCGTCCGCGAGGCGCTGTCGAACGTGGCCAAGCACGCCACCGCAACCCAGGTCATGCTGGACGCCGAGATCATCGCCCGCGACCTGGTGATCAGCGTTCGTGACACCGGCGGTGGATTCGACGCCGACACGGTCACCCGGGGCAACGGGCTGGAGAACATGGCCGAACGGGCTGTGCTGCTCGGCGCCCACCTCGGGGTCACCTCCACCATCGGCGAGGGCACCACCGTCACCCTGACCGTGCCGTTGCACCCGACCGCCCCCGAGCAGGAGGACTACAGCGCATGA
- a CDS encoding pyridoxamine 5'-phosphate oxidase family protein, translating into MFTADRTRVLSMDECVRLLREHQHGVGRVAFDDGLPVIFPVNYVLDAGRIVFRSAGGSKIDAAADGRMMAFEIDSVVVADGHVAHAWSVLVRGRSSVVTDDDEATFLRLSRLEPSAGGLKPTYVTIDVDQVTGRRF; encoded by the coding sequence ATGTTCACCGCCGACCGGACCCGAGTGCTGTCCATGGACGAGTGCGTACGGTTGCTGCGCGAGCACCAGCACGGCGTCGGACGGGTGGCCTTCGACGACGGCCTTCCCGTCATCTTCCCCGTCAACTACGTGCTGGACGCCGGTCGAATCGTCTTCCGCTCTGCTGGGGGCAGCAAGATCGATGCCGCCGCCGACGGACGCATGATGGCCTTCGAGATCGACTCCGTCGTCGTGGCCGACGGCCATGTGGCCCACGCGTGGAGCGTCCTGGTGCGCGGACGTTCGTCGGTGGTGACCGACGACGACGAAGCAACCTTCCTCCGCCTCAGCCGGCTGGAGCCCTCCGCTGGCGGACTCAAGCCCACCTACGTGACCATCGACGTCGATCAGGTGACCGGGCGACGCTTCTGA